One window of Camelina sativa cultivar DH55 chromosome 4, Cs, whole genome shotgun sequence genomic DNA carries:
- the LOC104780967 gene encoding vacuolar protein sorting-associated protein 35C: MIAEDDEKWLAAANAAVKQNAFYMQRAIDSNNLKDALKFSAQMLSELRTSKLSPHKYYELYMRVFNELGTLEIFFKEETGRGCSIAELYELVQHAGNILPRLYLLCTIGSVYIKSKDVTTTDILKDLVEMCRAVQHPLRGLFLRSYLAQVTRDKLPSIGSELEGDGDAQMNALEFVLQNFTEMNKLWVRMQHQGSSREKEKREKERNELRDLVGKNLHVLSQLEGVDLGIYRDTVLPRILEQVVNCKDELAQCYLMDCIIQVFPDDFHLQTLDVLLGVCPQLQPSVDIKTVLSGLMERLSNYAASSVEALPNFLQVEAFSKFNYAIGKVVEAQVDLPAAGSVTLYLFLLKFTLHVYSDRLDYVDQVLGSCVTQLSATGKLCDDKAAKQIVAFLRAPLEKYNNVVTILKLTNYPRVMEYLDHETNKTMAIIIVQSVLKNNTHISTADEVDALFELAKGLIKDFDGTIDNEIDEEDFQEEQNFVARLVHNLYNDDPEEMSKIIFTVRKHILTGGPKRLPLTIPALVFSALKLIRRLRGGDENPFGDDASATPKRILQLLSETVEALSDVSAPDLALRLYLQCAQAANDCELETVTYEFFTKAYLLYEEEISDSKAQVTALRLIIGTLQRMRVLSVENRDILTHKATGYSARLLRKPDQCRAVYECAHLFWADECENLKDGERVVLCLIRAQRIADAVQNMTNASRGTSSTGSVALYVELLNKYLYFLEKGNTKVTGDTIKSLAELIRSETKKVESGAESFINSTLRYIEFQRQQDGGMSEKYEKIKMEWFE, translated from the exons ATGATCGCCGAGGACGATGAGAAGTGGCTCGCCGCCGCCAACGCCGCCGTTAAGCAAAATGCTTTCTACATGCAGCGCGCTATT GACTCCAACAATCTCAAAGACGCTCTCAAATTTTCTGCTCAGATGCTCAGCGAGCTTCGTACTTCCAAGCTTTCTCCTCATAAATACTATGAACTCT ATATGCGAGTTTTTAATGAACTGGGGACATTGGAGATATTCTTTAAGGAAGAGACGGGACGTGGTTGCTCTATTGCAGAGCTGTACGAGTTAGTCCAGCACGCCGGTAACATTTTGCCAAGATT GTATCTTCTCTGTACTATAGGATCTGTATATATCAAATCCAAGGACGTTACTACTACGGATATACTTAAGGATCTTGTTGAAATGTGTCGAGCTGTTCAACATCCTTTACGTGGTCTTTTCTTGAGAAGTTACCTTGCTCAAGTTACTAGGGATAAGTTACCCAGCATTGGTTCTGAGTTGGAAGG AGATGGTGATGCACAAATGAATGCTTTAGAGTTTGTGCTTCAGAATTTTACCGAGATGAACAAATTATGGGTCCGCATGCAACATCAG GGATCTAGTCGGGAGAAGGAGAAACGGGAGAAAGAAAGGAATGAACTACGTGATCTT GTTGGGAAGAACCTTCATGTATTGAGTCAGTTGGAAGGTGTTGACCTTGGAATCTACAGAGATACTGTTCTTCCTAGAATACTGGAGCAG GTTGTCAACTGTAAGGATGAACTTGCTCAGTGCTACCTAATGGATTGCATTATTCAAGTATTTCCTGATGATTTCCATCTTCAAACTCTCGATGTTTTATTGGGTGTTTGTCCACAACTTCAG cCGTCTGTTGATATCAAGACGGTCCTTTCTGGTCTAATGGAAAGGCTTTCAAACTATGCTGCATCTAGTGTGGAAGCATTGCCTAATTTCCTGCAAGTAGAAGCCTTTTCAAAGTTCAATTATGCCATTGGGAAG GTTGTAGAAGCACAGGTGGACTTGCCAGCCGCAGGATCTGTAACattgtatttgtttcttctgaAATTTACTCTCCATGTCTATTCGGATCGTCTGGACTATGTGGACCAAGTTTTG gGATCTTGTGTTACCCAACTATCTGCCACAGGAAAGCTTTGTGATGACAAGGCAGCAAAACAGATCGTCGCGTTTCTTAGGGCTCCGTTGGAGAAGTATAATAATGTTGTAACTATTTTGAAGCTTACCAACTATCCTCGAGTAATGGAATACCTTGACCatgagacaaacaaaacaatggcAATTATTATAGTTCAGAGCGTTTTGAAAAACAATACTCACATTTCTACTGCTGATGAG GTCGATGCATTGTTTGAACTGGCAAAGGGTCTCATCAAGGATTTTGACGGAACAATTGATAATGAG attgatgaagaagacttCCAGGAAGAGCAGAACTTTGTTGCACGGCTTGTTCACAACCTCTACAATGATGATCCAGAAGAAATGTCTAAG ATTATTTTCACAGTAAGGAAGCACATCCTGACTGGAGGACCTAAACGTTTGCCTTTAACCATACCAGCCCTTGTCTTTTCCGCTCTCAAG TTAATTCGGCGACTGCGAGGTGGAGATGAAAACCCATTTGGAGATGATGCATCAGCAACACCAAAGAGAATTCTACAGCTTTTAAGTGAG ACCGTGGAAGCTCTATCTGATGTTTCCGCACCTGATTTGGCATTGCGCCTCTACTTGCAATGTGCTCAG GCAGCAAATGACTGTGAGTTAGAAACGGTCACTTATGAGTTCTTCACAAAGGCATATCTTCTGTATGAAGAAGAAATTTCA GATTCAAAGGCACAAGTAACAGCACTACGTTTAATAATAGGGACACTCCAGCGGATGCGTGTACTTAGTGTAGAGAACAGAGATATTCTGACTCACAAGGCGACAGGG taCTCTGCAAGACTCCTTAGGAAGCCAGATCAGTGTAGAGCTGTTTATGAATGTGCGCATCTCTTCTGGGCTGATGAGTGCGAGAACCTGAAAGATGGAGAGAG GGTTGTGCTTTGCTTGATAAGGGCACAAAGAATTGCAGATGCTGTTCAAAACATGACCAACGCATCCCGTGGTACCAGTAGCACTGGGTCGGTGGCTCTATATGTTGAACTTCTGAACAA GTATCTCTACTTCTTGGAGAAAGGAAACACAAAAGTAACAGGCGATACAATCAAGAGCTTAGCTGAATTAATCAGAAGCGAGACGAAGAAGGTTGAGTCAGGCGCAGAGTCGTTCATAAATAGCACTCTACGTTACATCGAGTTTCAGAGACAGCAAGATGGTGGCATGAGTGAGAAATACGAGAAAATCAAAATGGAATGGTTTGaatga